TCCTCCCGTAGAGGGCTATCAGCAGCAGAGTGGGGAAGTAGAAGGCTCCCACAGTGGAGTACACGGTGTAGAGGACGTGGTCCGTGTTCACCACACAGTGAGAGACTTCCTCGGCCTTCGCCTGCCGCCAAAACAAAGGGGGCATGGAGATGCAGATGGAGAAGACCCACACCAGAGCGATCATGCCCGCTGCCCGCTTGGGAGTCCGTTTCGTGGAGTACTCGACGGCGTCGGTGATCGCCCAGTAGCGGTCCAGGGCGATGACACACAGGTGCAGGATGGACGCCGTGCAACAGGTGATGTCCGAGGACAGCCAGATATCGCAGACGATCTGGCCCAGCGTCCACTTGCCGGTCACAGTGTACATGGTGCTGATGGGCATGACGAGGATGGAGACGAGGAGGTCGGTGACGGCCAGCGAGGCGATGAGATAGTTGGCCGGCGTGTGGAGTTTCCTCGTCTGGTAGACCGTGGCGATGACAAAGCCGTTGGAGAGCACCGTGGCCAGGGTGACGAGCGCCAGGACGACGGCGAGCACGATCTTCCCGGAGAGGGGGGTGGCATCTTGGTAGATGCCTTCCTCGGCGCTGCAGTTTCGGCCGTGGTAAGAGTCGTTGGCGGGGAGTAGCGGCGCCTGGCAGGGGCCGGCCGGCTCCATCCCtccgcggccgccgcccccgcaGACGGCGGGGCGCGacgcggcgcggcggggccgctaCCCGGGCAGGACCCCGTCGGCGCCGGGGGAGGGCTGCAGCATCCCCGCGCCGGCACCACCTCCCGCCCGCCCTTCCGGGAGCACCGAGCGGGCTCCGGGGAGCCTCACTCCCCGCGGGCGAGGGAGCAGGGCAAACCGGGGGCCAGGCTTGCCCTCTCGCCCCGCCAGCTCAttgccccgccgcctccccgcggAGCGCGGCGAGCCCCGGGCATGGGGCtcccgccccggccgcccctAGGCGCAGTCCCGCCGCCCGCGGCTCCGCACCGCGTCTCGACGGGCgcagcggcagcggcggcgccgCATGCCCGCGGGCGGCGGCCTCGCCCCCCGGGCTGCGGGCGGGacggcgggggctgcggggccggcgaagccgccccgccgggccctgCCTTCACACGCAGCCCGCCGCAGCAAGTTtgcagccgccgccgcgggtgcgggaggagcaggaggaggaggaggaagaggagggtcCGCGGGAGGCAGGGGGGGAGACCACCTCCCATGGCGCCCCGCCGCGGGCCATGCTGTCGGGGCCCGGCCTCGGCCCAGCGCCGGCAGCCGCGGGCAGGGGCCGGTGTGAGGGAGCGGCGAGCAGCCGCCGCCCCTTATAtagcgggcggcgcggcgcggctccGCCGGCACCGAGCAACCGGTGCCGCTCCCGGGCGGGCAGCCCGCCTGCCCGCGGaggaggagccgccgccgccacctccCTCGGCCCTCCCTCCCGCACCCACCCGTCGTCCGACGggggggcccggccccgcgcacCGCCCTGCCGCCGTCCCCCCGTCCCTGCCCCCGCCGGTGTCGGGAGGAGCCCGGGATCGCCCCAGTCCCTCCGCAGCGcggctggggagcagccccccccccccgatccCCCGACCCCGCAGCCCCACGGCGGTGCCACGGCGGTGGGGGATGCGGGACCCCCCCGGCCCTTCGCCTGGCCCCGTATCCCTTCTCGCACCGTGCCCGCGGCGCCGCGGGGCTGGGCGATGCCCGGCTGCCCACGGAGCCCGCGGGACGCACGGGGCTGGTGCCCCGCCCGACGGCGGCGTTGCTGGTGCCGAAGCTGGGCCTGCGGGGAAGGGCAGGGGCGGGCAGGACGGTGCGGgacagggctgctgctggagcgGCGGGTCCCACTGCGGGCGAGGGGCTCTGCACCGCGGCGCGGCGGGTCCCACTGCCGCGGGGGCGGCACGTCCCACCGGGGCACATCGCCTGCTTTACGCTTAAACTTTTAGCAATCCAGCGCCTCCTGGGCTCAGGCTTTCTTatcccttcttttctttatttttttttttttttcatttattttttctggtgtGCTTGGAAACGCGCGTTTGTGGTTGAACAGCCCTGGCGTGCGCTGCAGGATCCTTCAGTGCTCGGGGGGGCGGGAAGCAAGAGGTGCACCGGGAGCACACATTTGTCCAGGTCCCGCAGCTCCTGCCGGCGTTTGTTCTCTGCAACCGCAGGAAAGTTTTGCACACAAAGGAAGGTGTGAGCTTGCTTTTTGCTGGGTCAGGATAATTCCAAGCTCAGTGAAATGTCTGTGCTTCAGCCCTCGAGTAAATCTCCCAAGGATGCCATAACAAACCCAGTAAAGAGGAGGCAAGGGTTTAAGTCTGCAGGCATGTTTGTGCAGACCTGCacatgctgctgcctgcctaAGCTCCCTGCAAACTCTCGGCACCCCCTTCTCAGATGTCTCCTTCTGGCTGGTTTCCTCTTTGGCAGGAAGGCAAACTGTTCCCCTGTGCCCCCGTCCTTCGTGGGCCATGCTCAGCATCATGCAGGGATAGGCACTGCGTTGTTCTGCCTGGGACATTGAGCTTATGGGCAGAATGGAAAACCTCAGCACCCCACTGATAATCCTTGAGCAGAGGGACTGGCACATCTGAGAGAATGCAGGTCAAGGAAGGACAGCAAGAGGAGGCTGGAGAGGATCCATCGTGGCCCTTGGCCCGAGGGGCAAGGAAATTCTAGGAAGAGAAGCACTGAGCTGACGGAGAGCCAGGGCTGCACAGCAGTGTGGGAAAGCCAGAGCCCTGCATGGACAACCCTTTCCCTCCCTATTTCAGTACTGGGCAAGGTGCCCTGATCTTGGGTTGTGCTAAGCACCCACAGGTCCCCTGAGATCAAAAGGCAGTGACTCTGCTTGATATTTTGTAAAATGAGCCTCAGATCCGCTCTTTAGTTAAGCTGTCTCAAGAAGTGAGGTAGGAGGGGATTGTCTTGGATTAATCAAACTGCAGTAGTCAAGGTTTGCCTACATTCACCGAACGGGTAGGAAGATAAAACGTCAATAagcctttctgttttcccagaagGGCTTTGGGGTACAGTTCAGTCTGtttccatgtttttattttgtggtgCCTCCTTGCGCTCAGTGGAGCCTGGTAATTGGTTGGAGCCTTTAGGCtttactgcattaaaaataataacatagAGCTATCTACAGTCTTCTGGTCTCTTTGATGGGCAGAGATTTTATAATCCTTGTTTCTAATACAGTGTGCTATTGCTTCCACTTCTGCTCAACAATTCTGGCTGAATTTAGTTGTGCTTAAGTTGGCAGCTGCCCTTGAGCCTCCATAGCTCAACATTCTTCCCAAACAGGGCTATGTATCTGAgactgttttaaatttaaaacaccaATAATAACACTAGCAAAACCTAGTCCCTTCTTTCAGCTTTGcaacagttttccttttgtggaaaggcttttctgataaaattatAGAGCCTCCAAGGGTAACGTTCTAGCCCTAGCCGCTGCCATCAGCCTTGTCGTGTAACGCAGAAAAGTGCTATGTGAATGAGCGGTGAGTTCTGGCCACCCTACTAATGTCACTGTTTACCCTCATTATAAAATGTTTGCGctctgtgcacagcttttgttgTTGCCCTTCTCCATTAATTCTGGGTTATTATTCATCAGTAATCATCATTCGTTGCTTCCCTCTTTGTTTTGGCAAGATGATgatgctttttctcctcctttgtttgttttcttctgttttgctcaGTTGTTTCTTACTCAGTTATGTAGTACTGCTGCCAGTGGTCAGGAAAACGTTTACCCAGGGCACGCCATGTCTAGTTGTGGTGACTTCACTTGTCTTCCCACAAGCATCACTTGGTTCTCCTGGGCAGGTTCAGTAAGCATTCCCCATGCTTCTCTTTGGGGCTTCAGTCCTGGGTTAGGAATAGCTGCAGCAAGAAAGTAAAGCCAGCTTCCCAATACTGCTCCATGTCATGGACCTGGTATCATGCATCACTGCTGGTGGAGCAGGCAGAAGACATtggagctgctgctttccttagGCTGTGCATGCTGGTTCCCAGGATTTGTGTCAGAGCAAGAGGTACTCAGACTTTCAAAAGTTActcttcctctctgccctgccaggctgcacACAGCTCCGTGCCACATCTGGGCTCCCACAGGACAAGACTGGATGAAAGCAGGAACTGGGTTCTACCTAGATCGTCAATAAGTACCAGAGTCTTGGAGTGCCAGTCAGAAGCATATTGTGAATCGTATGTATTATCACATGAACGATCATATCTCACTGCTGTGCTGTCACCCTGAAGCTTGCATTTCACTGTTTACTTTTCCCTCTCTTAACTGGATCTGAAAAGATGCTTATGGGAAGAGATCTTATTTCCTGAAGCTTTTGGCTTCTGTGCAGAGGCAggcataaaattaatttctttctgctggCATAAGACTGTTAATACTTCTTATACCCAGATTTTTATGTACTAAAATACTCAAATATAGAAACTGCAATGAAAACAGAGCCTATTACTGGTTTATTGCATCACAAACTGACCATGTATGGCATAAATGTCACCAATGACTTATAAATAAATTAGAGAGAGAAGACAGGCATATAGAAACAAAACTAAgtaccagaaagaaaaactcaTAAACTCATCCTCCAGTCAGATCTGTCCTGGCCGCAGATAATGTTgtgtgggttttgggttttggatCTTTTAGGTATATTTGAACATGGGGCTCACTGCACAATATAAACACCTCTGCCCTCAACTCAGGTGGCAAGTTGTGTGTAATGCCATCTGTA
This Phalacrocorax aristotelis chromosome 3, bGulAri2.1, whole genome shotgun sequence DNA region includes the following protein-coding sequences:
- the HTR1B gene encoding 5-hydroxytryptamine receptor 1B — protein: MEPAGPCQAPLLPANDSYHGRNCSAEEGIYQDATPLSGKIVLAVVLALVTLATVLSNGFVIATVYQTRKLHTPANYLIASLAVTDLLVSILVMPISTMYTVTGKWTLGQIVCDIWLSSDITCCTASILHLCVIALDRYWAITDAVEYSTKRTPKRAAGMIALVWVFSICISMPPLFWRQAKAEEVSHCVVNTDHVLYTVYSTVGAFYFPTLLLIALYGRIYVEARSRILKQTPKKAGKRLTRAQLITDSPGSSSSVTSINSKAPEGSSETGSPVYMNQVKVKVSDALLEKKKLTAARERKATKTLGIILGAFIVCWLPFFIISLVLPICKKACWFHMAIFDFFTWLGYLNSLINPIIYTMSNEDFKQAFHKLIRFRCTS